One genomic window of Bradyrhizobium sp. CCGE-LA001 includes the following:
- a CDS encoding ABC transporter ATP-binding protein, with protein MADKSDLVLEVKNLKTVFFTNSGLFKAVDDLSFSVRRGETLAIVGESGCGKSVTALSLMRLVPDPPGRIVGGTVSLEGTNVLALDEAEMRKIRGNRISMIFQEPMTSLNPVMRIGDQIVEAVRLHRNLSAKEAGNIAVEMLRLVRIPEPARRAREYPHQLSGGMRQRAMIAMALACRPALLIADEPTTALDVTIQAQILALILDLQKELGTGLVLITHDLGVVAQTAQRVIVMYAGRKVEEASVETLFASPKHPYTRGLMASIPAVPASGAAAQARLNEIPGTVPSLVRLPQGCAFAPRCKLAIKRCEAEYPPLTDWGGGHLAACWRAAEVAEVA; from the coding sequence ATGGCTGACAAATCCGATCTCGTGCTCGAGGTGAAGAACCTGAAGACGGTGTTCTTCACCAATTCAGGCTTGTTCAAGGCCGTCGACGATCTCTCCTTCAGTGTGAGGCGCGGCGAGACGCTGGCAATCGTCGGCGAATCCGGCTGCGGCAAGAGCGTCACTGCCCTGTCGCTAATGCGGCTGGTGCCCGATCCACCGGGGCGCATCGTCGGCGGCACAGTCTCGCTCGAAGGCACGAATGTGCTGGCGCTGGATGAAGCGGAGATGCGCAAGATCCGCGGCAACCGCATCTCCATGATCTTCCAGGAGCCGATGACATCGCTCAATCCGGTCATGCGGATCGGGGACCAGATCGTCGAGGCGGTGCGACTGCACCGGAACCTGTCGGCCAAGGAGGCCGGGAATATCGCGGTCGAGATGCTGCGGCTGGTGCGCATCCCCGAACCGGCGCGGCGCGCAAGGGAATATCCGCATCAGCTCTCCGGCGGCATGCGCCAGCGCGCGATGATCGCGATGGCGCTGGCATGCCGGCCGGCGCTGCTGATCGCGGACGAGCCGACCACCGCGCTCGACGTCACCATCCAGGCGCAGATCCTGGCGCTGATCCTCGATCTTCAGAAAGAGCTCGGCACCGGCCTCGTGCTGATCACGCATGATCTCGGCGTGGTCGCGCAGACCGCGCAGCGCGTGATCGTGATGTATGCGGGGCGGAAGGTCGAGGAAGCCAGCGTCGAGACGCTGTTTGCGTCGCCCAAGCATCCCTATACGCGCGGGCTGATGGCGTCGATCCCGGCGGTGCCGGCATCCGGCGCCGCCGCGCAGGCGCGGCTGAACGAGATTCCCGGCACCGTGCCCTCGCTGGTCCGGCTGCCGCAAGGTTGCGCCTTTGCGCCGCGCTGCAAGCTGGCAATCAAGCGCTGTGAGGCCGAATATCCGCCGCTGACGGATTGGGGCGGCGGCCATCTCGCAGCGTGCTGGCGCGCGGCGGAAGTTGCGGAGGTGGCATGA
- a CDS encoding ABC transporter ATP-binding protein, which yields MTEALLEVTDLKKHYPVRAGVLRRRVGTVHAVDGVSFSLGIGETLGLVGESGCGKSTVARSVLRLVEPTSGQIRLEGEDITHLSKSDLRPHRRSMQIVFQDPFASLNPRMTAGDIVGEPLAVHGLATGKALEARVARLFEQVGLRPDQMRNFPHQFSGGQRQRICIARALALEPRLIVCDEPVSALDVSIQAQVINLLIDLQRRHGFSYLFIAHDLAVVAHISHRVAVMYLGRIVEIADKDELFRNPRHPYTQALLASVPVANPLAKRLAPLVDGDVPSPVNPPSGCAFHTRCRFAMERCKTERPALVDAGDGHQVACLLNEGTGRSQ from the coding sequence ATGACCGAAGCGCTGCTCGAGGTCACAGATCTCAAGAAGCACTATCCGGTGCGCGCAGGTGTGCTGCGCCGGCGCGTCGGCACCGTGCATGCGGTCGACGGCGTGTCGTTTTCGCTTGGTATCGGCGAGACGCTCGGCCTCGTCGGCGAATCCGGCTGCGGCAAGTCGACGGTGGCGCGCAGCGTGCTGCGGCTGGTGGAGCCGACCTCGGGGCAGATCCGCCTCGAAGGCGAGGACATCACCCATCTCTCGAAGTCCGATCTTCGTCCGCACCGCCGTTCGATGCAGATCGTGTTCCAGGACCCGTTCGCCTCGCTCAATCCGCGCATGACCGCGGGCGACATCGTCGGCGAGCCGCTCGCCGTGCATGGCCTTGCGACCGGAAAGGCGCTGGAGGCGCGCGTCGCAAGACTGTTCGAGCAGGTGGGCCTGCGGCCGGACCAGATGCGCAACTTCCCGCATCAATTCTCCGGCGGCCAGCGCCAGCGCATCTGCATCGCACGGGCGCTCGCCCTGGAACCACGCCTGATCGTCTGCGACGAGCCGGTCTCCGCGCTCGACGTTTCGATCCAGGCGCAGGTGATCAACCTCCTGATCGATCTGCAGCGCCGGCACGGCTTCTCCTATCTCTTCATCGCGCACGACCTCGCCGTGGTCGCTCATATCAGCCACCGCGTCGCCGTGATGTATCTCGGCCGCATCGTCGAGATCGCCGACAAGGACGAGCTATTCCGCAATCCACGCCATCCCTATACGCAAGCCCTGCTCGCTTCCGTGCCGGTCGCGAATCCGCTCGCGAAAAGACTTGCGCCGCTGGTCGATGGCGACGTGCCGAGCCCGGTCAATCCGCCCTCGGGCTGCGCCTTTCACACCCGCTGCCGGTTTGCGATGGAGCGCTGCAAGACCGAGCGGCCGGCGCTGGTGGACGCCGGCGATGGGCACCAGGTGGCATGTCTGCTCAATGAAGGGACGGGGCGGAGCCAGTAG
- a CDS encoding acetyl/propionyl/methylcrotonyl-CoA carboxylase subunit alpha: MRNGSVQHRPFFKVLVANRGEIALRVMRSARQLGLGVVAVYSDADRDALHVKHADQAVRIGEALPAQSYLNIPAIIAAAKASGADAVHPGYGFLAENEDFARACKEASLIFIGPSPQAIEAMGNKAGAKEIMKKAGVPIVPGYQGADQGDEVMLAEARKIGFPVMIKAVAGGGGRGMRLVTDAASFPDALRSARSEAKAAFGDPTVILERAIQNPRHIEIQVFGDSYGNAIHLGERDCSVQRRHQKLIEEAPSPAVTPDLRAKMGEVAVAAVKALRYEGAGTLEFLLDERGEFYFMEMNTRLQVEHPVTEAITGLDLVELQLRVARGEPLPVKQQDIKFSGHAIEVRLCSEDAVSDFMPQSGRMARWQVPDGIRVEHALQSGTEIPPFYDSMIAKVISHGATREEARGRLIVGLEQLTAFGVTTNQAFLMSCLRHPGFAKGEATTAFIGAHRDELLSPRTDGLFDAALAGLLLYVTNPHAPSWRSGRSLSATFPLPAKIEIAGHAHELEITRERDGSYMVAADGRQERFEIDQLDADAIRFRHDGVMDAAKFLRDGDRLHLQHRGIPLAVTDLTLAAPKAAASNGGDGKVRAAMNGRVVAVLVKPGDRVAAGQPVLTLEAMKMEHVHKAGVDGVVAAIDVAEGEQVTTGRIVAEIGAG, translated from the coding sequence ATGAGGAACGGATCAGTGCAGCACCGGCCGTTCTTCAAGGTCCTGGTCGCCAATCGCGGCGAGATCGCGCTGCGTGTCATGCGCAGCGCGCGGCAGCTCGGCCTCGGCGTCGTCGCAGTCTATTCGGATGCGGATCGCGATGCGCTCCACGTCAAGCACGCCGATCAGGCCGTGCGCATCGGCGAAGCCTTGCCGGCGCAATCCTATCTCAACATCCCCGCGATCATCGCCGCCGCGAAGGCCAGCGGCGCCGACGCGGTCCATCCAGGCTATGGCTTCCTCGCCGAGAACGAGGACTTTGCGCGAGCCTGCAAGGAGGCCAGCCTCATCTTCATCGGCCCGTCGCCGCAAGCGATCGAAGCGATGGGCAACAAGGCCGGCGCCAAGGAGATCATGAAGAAGGCCGGCGTGCCCATCGTGCCAGGCTATCAGGGCGCCGACCAGGGCGACGAGGTCATGCTCGCGGAGGCCAGGAAGATCGGCTTCCCCGTGATGATCAAGGCCGTCGCCGGCGGCGGCGGTCGCGGCATGCGGCTCGTCACAGACGCGGCATCCTTCCCCGATGCGCTGCGCAGCGCGCGATCGGAAGCAAAGGCCGCGTTCGGAGATCCCACTGTCATCCTCGAACGCGCCATTCAGAACCCACGTCACATCGAGATCCAGGTGTTCGGCGACAGCTACGGCAATGCCATCCATCTCGGCGAGCGCGACTGCTCGGTGCAGCGGCGGCACCAGAAGCTGATCGAGGAGGCGCCGTCGCCTGCCGTCACGCCGGACCTGCGTGCGAAGATGGGCGAGGTAGCGGTCGCCGCCGTCAAGGCGCTGCGCTATGAGGGTGCCGGTACGCTCGAATTCCTGCTCGATGAGCGCGGCGAATTCTACTTCATGGAGATGAACACGCGGCTCCAGGTCGAGCATCCCGTGACCGAGGCGATCACCGGGCTCGACCTCGTCGAGCTGCAACTGCGCGTCGCGCGCGGCGAGCCTTTGCCGGTCAAGCAACAGGACATCAAATTCTCCGGCCATGCCATCGAGGTGCGGCTCTGCTCCGAAGATGCCGTAAGCGATTTCATGCCGCAGTCCGGCCGCATGGCGCGCTGGCAGGTGCCCGATGGCATCCGCGTCGAGCACGCGCTGCAATCGGGCACGGAGATCCCGCCGTTCTACGATTCCATGATCGCCAAGGTCATCAGCCACGGCGCCACGCGCGAGGAGGCGCGAGGACGGCTGATCGTCGGCCTGGAGCAGCTTACGGCATTCGGCGTGACCACCAATCAGGCGTTCCTGATGTCGTGCTTGCGTCATCCCGGGTTCGCCAAGGGCGAGGCGACGACGGCCTTCATCGGCGCGCATCGGGACGAGCTGTTGTCGCCGCGGACGGATGGCCTATTCGATGCAGCGCTCGCGGGCCTGCTGCTCTACGTCACCAATCCTCACGCGCCGTCATGGCGCAGCGGCCGGAGCTTGTCGGCGACATTTCCTCTGCCTGCAAAGATCGAGATCGCCGGCCATGCGCATGAGCTCGAAATCACGCGCGAGCGCGACGGCAGCTACATGGTTGCCGCCGATGGTCGCCAGGAGAGGTTTGAGATCGATCAGCTCGATGCCGACGCCATCCGCTTTCGCCATGATGGCGTCATGGACGCCGCCAAATTCCTGCGCGACGGCGACCGGCTCCATCTCCAGCACCGCGGTATCCCGCTTGCGGTGACCGATCTCACTCTTGCCGCACCGAAGGCTGCGGCAAGTAATGGTGGTGACGGCAAGGTGCGTGCCGCCATGAACGGCCGCGTCGTCGCCGTGCTGGTGAAACCCGGCGACCGCGTTGCCGCCGGCCAGCCGGTGCTGACGCTGGAGGCGATGAAGATGGAGCACGTCCACAAAGCCGGCGTCGACGGCGTCGTGGCCGCGATCGATGTTGCCGAGGGCGAACAGGTCACGACCGGCAGGATCGTCGCAGAGATCGGGGCGGGGTAG
- a CDS encoding acyl-CoA carboxylase subunit beta, which produces MSTIENTISPGSAAYQANRDGMLGLIDRMRALEERTRAASAAAKDRFHKRGQLLPRERVALVLDPGAPFIELSTLAGYMFDVPDAAKSVPGGGVIAGIGFVSGIRCMVSANDAGIDAGALQPYGLDKTLRVQELALENKLPYVQLVESAGANLLRYRVEDFVRGGNIFRNLARLSAAGLPVVTVTHGSSTAGGAYQTGLSDYIVMVRGRTRAFLAGPPLLKAATGEVATEEELGGAEMHTQVSGLGDYLAEDDRDALRIAREIMGAMEWDRSGRAPSEFKPPRYDQDELLGIMPMDHKRPVDMKQVIARIVDDSDFTEMAPNYGPATVCGHARIEGQAIGIITNNGPLDPAGANKATHFIQACCQTRTPLLYLNNTTGYMVGKAYEEAGMIKHGSKMIQAVTSATVPQITIYCGASFGAGNYGMCGRGFHPRFCFSWPNARTAVMGGEQAAETMAIVTEAAAARRGKPIEKDKLEAMKAEIIGVFDGQMDVFSTSARVLDDGVIDPRDTRAVLSEVLAICREGDARTPQRMQFSVARP; this is translated from the coding sequence ATGTCCACCATCGAAAACACCATCTCCCCCGGCAGTGCCGCCTACCAAGCCAACCGCGACGGCATGCTCGGTCTGATCGACCGCATGCGCGCGCTGGAGGAGCGCACGCGTGCGGCCTCGGCGGCCGCGAAAGACCGCTTCCACAAGCGCGGCCAGCTGCTGCCGCGCGAGCGCGTCGCGCTGGTGCTCGATCCCGGCGCGCCCTTCATCGAGCTGTCGACGCTCGCCGGCTACATGTTCGACGTACCGGATGCGGCCAAGAGCGTGCCGGGCGGCGGTGTCATCGCCGGCATCGGCTTCGTCTCGGGCATCCGCTGCATGGTCAGCGCCAACGACGCCGGCATCGATGCCGGTGCGCTCCAGCCGTATGGTCTCGACAAGACGCTGCGGGTGCAGGAGCTCGCGCTGGAGAACAAGCTGCCTTACGTCCAACTCGTCGAAAGCGCCGGCGCCAATCTGTTGCGCTACCGCGTCGAGGATTTCGTTCGCGGCGGCAACATCTTTCGCAATCTCGCGCGGCTCTCGGCGGCAGGCCTGCCGGTCGTCACCGTCACGCACGGCTCGTCCACCGCCGGCGGCGCCTATCAGACGGGCCTCTCGGATTACATCGTGATGGTCCGCGGCCGTACCCGCGCCTTCCTCGCCGGCCCGCCACTGCTGAAGGCCGCGACCGGCGAGGTCGCGACGGAGGAAGAGCTCGGCGGCGCCGAGATGCACACCCAGGTCTCTGGCCTCGGCGATTATCTCGCCGAGGACGATCGCGACGCGCTGCGCATCGCGCGCGAGATCATGGGTGCGATGGAATGGGACCGGTCGGGCCGGGCGCCTTCCGAATTCAAGCCGCCGCGCTACGACCAGGACGAACTGCTCGGTATCATGCCGATGGACCACAAGCGGCCCGTCGACATGAAGCAGGTGATCGCTCGCATCGTCGATGATTCCGATTTCACCGAGATGGCGCCGAACTACGGACCCGCCACCGTCTGCGGCCACGCCCGCATCGAGGGTCAGGCCATCGGCATCATCACCAATAACGGCCCGCTCGATCCCGCCGGCGCCAACAAGGCAACGCATTTCATCCAGGCCTGCTGCCAGACCCGCACGCCGCTGCTCTACTTGAACAACACCACCGGTTACATGGTCGGCAAGGCCTATGAGGAAGCCGGCATGATCAAGCACGGCTCGAAGATGATCCAGGCGGTGACGTCGGCGACAGTGCCGCAGATCACGATCTATTGCGGCGCTTCCTTCGGCGCCGGCAATTACGGCATGTGCGGCCGAGGCTTCCATCCGCGCTTCTGCTTCTCCTGGCCCAATGCCAGGACCGCGGTGATGGGCGGCGAGCAGGCCGCGGAAACCATGGCGATCGTGACCGAAGCCGCCGCCGCGCGCCGCGGCAAGCCGATCGAAAAGGATAAGCTGGAGGCCATGAAGGCTGAGATCATCGGCGTGTTCGACGGCCAGATGGACGTGTTCTCCACCAGCGCGCGCGTGCTCGACGATGGCGTCATCGATCCGCGCGACACCCGCGCGGTATTGTCCGAAGTGCTCGCGATCTGCCGCGAGGGCGACGCGCGCACGCCGCAGCGCATGCAATTCTCGGTGGCGCGCCCATGA
- a CDS encoding 3-keto-5-aminohexanoate cleavage protein: MSDKAVITCALNGVLTDPKQHNVPVTPEQMAREAKAAFDAGASVMHIHLRQQAPNKGHLPSWEVAVSREIQQAIREACPGVIINHTSGVSGPNYSGALDCIRETKPEIAACNAGSLNYLKVKADNTWAWPPMMFDNAVEKVKDYLDVMNAVGTIPEFECFDVGIVRCVGMYRQVGMYNGPLEYNFVMGVASGMPADPELLPILIKLKRPEAHFQVTAIGREEIWPLHQRCAELGGHLRTGLEDTFYLADGKKVTSNGQLIEAVAACARRAGREIASPAEARKIFGTNR; this comes from the coding sequence ATGAGCGACAAGGCCGTCATCACCTGCGCGCTGAACGGCGTGCTCACCGACCCGAAGCAGCACAACGTGCCCGTGACGCCCGAGCAGATGGCACGCGAGGCCAAGGCTGCATTCGATGCCGGCGCGTCCGTCATGCACATCCATCTGCGCCAACAGGCGCCGAACAAGGGGCACCTGCCGTCCTGGGAGGTCGCAGTCAGCAGGGAGATCCAGCAGGCGATCCGCGAGGCCTGTCCCGGGGTCATCATCAACCACACCTCGGGCGTCTCAGGTCCGAACTACTCGGGCGCGCTCGACTGCATCCGCGAGACCAAGCCTGAGATCGCAGCCTGCAATGCCGGCTCGCTGAATTACCTCAAGGTCAAGGCCGACAACACCTGGGCTTGGCCGCCGATGATGTTCGACAACGCGGTCGAGAAGGTGAAGGACTATCTCGACGTCATGAACGCGGTCGGCACCATTCCCGAATTCGAATGCTTCGACGTCGGCATCGTCCGCTGCGTCGGCATGTACCGCCAGGTCGGCATGTACAACGGCCCGCTCGAATACAACTTCGTGATGGGCGTCGCCTCCGGCATGCCGGCCGATCCCGAGCTGCTGCCGATCCTGATCAAGCTGAAGCGTCCCGAAGCGCATTTTCAGGTCACCGCGATCGGCCGCGAGGAGATCTGGCCGCTGCATCAGCGTTGCGCCGAGCTCGGCGGCCATTTGCGCACGGGGTTGGAGGATACTTTCTATCTCGCCGACGGCAAGAAGGTGACGTCGAACGGGCAGCTCATCGAGGCCGTCGCTGCTTGCGCAAGACGCGCGGGCCGCGAGATCGCAAGCCCTGCCGAGGCGCGGAAGATCTTCGGGACGAATCGGTAA